One genomic segment of Microbacterium sp. ProA8 includes these proteins:
- the urtA gene encoding urea ABC transporter substrate-binding protein, whose product MITTSRKRLRAILAAGALATSAALVLSGCGSRAGDAAPAESESAAASCVDTSGDTIKLGFLNSLTGGMAISEKTVSNVLHMAADEINADGGILGKQIEYVQEDGATDWPTFAEKTEKLLTQDCVAAIFGGWTSSSRKAVKPVVEEHNGLFFYPVQYEGLESSPNIYYTGATTNQQIIPAMDFLAAQGVEKLFLAGSDYVFPRTANAIIKLYAAELGIEIVGEEYVPLDKDDWTTQVAKIVEAEPDFVFNTINGSSNVGFVKAYYEAGLTPETTPIISVSIAEEEAPAMGHEVTGNYASWNYFQSLDTPNNPAFIEAWKAYPGSSGVTSDPMEAAYISMYLYKELVEKAGSFDVDAVNEAAAEGGITVDAPEGVVTLDGESHHISKPGHIGKINAENQFDIVWESDEFIEPDPYLYGYDWFPEDIRKSLVAAAG is encoded by the coding sequence ATGATCACAACGAGCAGGAAGCGCCTCAGGGCGATCCTGGCAGCGGGGGCGCTCGCGACGAGCGCCGCGCTGGTTCTCTCCGGCTGCGGCAGTCGCGCCGGCGACGCCGCCCCGGCCGAATCGGAGTCGGCCGCAGCCAGCTGCGTCGACACCTCCGGCGACACCATCAAGCTCGGCTTCCTGAACTCCCTCACCGGGGGAATGGCCATCTCGGAGAAGACGGTGTCCAACGTCCTGCACATGGCGGCGGACGAGATCAACGCCGACGGCGGCATCCTCGGCAAGCAGATCGAGTACGTCCAGGAGGACGGCGCCACCGACTGGCCGACCTTCGCCGAGAAGACGGAGAAGCTGCTCACCCAGGACTGCGTCGCCGCGATCTTCGGCGGCTGGACCTCGTCCTCGCGCAAGGCCGTCAAGCCGGTCGTCGAGGAGCACAACGGACTGTTCTTCTACCCCGTGCAGTACGAGGGCCTCGAGTCGTCGCCCAACATTTACTACACGGGCGCGACGACCAACCAGCAGATCATCCCGGCGATGGACTTCCTCGCGGCCCAGGGGGTCGAGAAGCTGTTCCTGGCGGGTTCGGACTACGTCTTCCCGCGCACGGCGAACGCCATCATCAAGCTGTACGCCGCTGAGCTCGGCATCGAGATCGTCGGTGAGGAGTACGTGCCGCTCGACAAGGACGACTGGACCACACAGGTGGCGAAGATCGTCGAGGCCGAGCCCGACTTCGTCTTCAACACCATCAACGGGTCTTCGAACGTCGGCTTCGTGAAGGCCTACTACGAGGCGGGCCTCACCCCCGAGACCACCCCGATCATCTCGGTGTCGATCGCCGAGGAAGAGGCGCCGGCGATGGGGCACGAGGTCACCGGCAACTACGCATCGTGGAACTACTTCCAGTCGCTCGACACACCGAACAACCCGGCGTTCATCGAGGCCTGGAAGGCCTACCCGGGCAGCAGCGGTGTGACGTCCGACCCGATGGAGGCCGCGTACATCTCGATGTACCTCTACAAGGAGCTGGTCGAGAAGGCGGGATCCTTCGATGTCGACGCGGTGAACGAAGCCGCCGCGGAAGGCGGGATCACCGTGGACGCGCCGGAGGGCGTCGTCACGCTCGACGGTGAGAGCCATCACATCTCGAAGCCGGGTCACATCGGCAAGATCAACGCCGAGAACCAGTTCGACATCGTCTGGGAGTCCGACGAGTTCATCGAACCCGACCCGTACCTCTACGGCTACGACTGGTTCCCCGAGGACATCCGCAAGTCGCTCGTCGCCGCCGCGGGCTGA
- the ureG gene encoding urease accessory protein UreG produces MPDSPASRALRLGVAGPVGTGKSSLIATICRALADEIRIGVITNDIYTDEDARFLRSAGVLEPERIVAVETGACPHTAIRDDVTANLFAAEDLERMFAPLDMVVIESGGDNLTATFSPALVDAQIFVLDVAGGGDVARKGGPGIGRADLLVVNKTDLAPYVGVDVPQMVADATDARDGRPVLALSRTDALSVAELRRWVLAVLAAHRSGVHVPQDPGPMAPHFHADEEGNGYLHTHEEGADAHAGGPGEGAHSHAAHAHP; encoded by the coding sequence GTGCCTGATTCCCCCGCATCCCGCGCTCTGCGCCTCGGCGTCGCCGGCCCCGTCGGCACCGGCAAGTCGTCCCTCATCGCGACGATCTGCCGCGCGCTCGCCGACGAGATCCGCATCGGCGTCATCACCAACGACATCTACACCGATGAGGATGCCCGCTTCCTCCGGTCGGCCGGCGTGCTCGAGCCCGAGCGCATCGTCGCCGTCGAGACCGGCGCGTGCCCGCATACGGCGATCCGCGACGACGTCACCGCGAACCTGTTCGCGGCCGAAGACCTGGAGCGGATGTTCGCACCGCTGGACATGGTGGTGATCGAGTCGGGGGGCGACAACTTGACCGCCACCTTCTCGCCGGCGCTGGTCGACGCGCAGATCTTCGTGCTCGACGTGGCCGGCGGCGGAGATGTCGCCCGCAAGGGCGGACCCGGGATCGGCCGCGCCGACCTGCTGGTGGTGAACAAGACGGACCTCGCGCCCTACGTAGGGGTGGACGTCCCGCAGATGGTCGCCGACGCCACCGACGCGCGCGACGGGCGGCCGGTGCTCGCCCTCTCGCGCACCGATGCGCTGTCGGTGGCCGAGCTGCGCCGGTGGGTGCTCGCCGTACTCGCCGCGCACCGATCCGGCGTGCACGTGCCCCAGGATCCGGGGCCCATGGCGCCGCACTTCCACGCCGACGAGGAGGGCAACGGCTACCTGCACACCCACGAAGAGGGGGCGGACGCGCACGCCGGAGGGCCGGGCGAGGGCGCACACAGCCACGCCGCTCACGCCCACCCGTGA
- a CDS encoding urease accessory UreF family protein, which yields MPTLAASTAAMLLADARLPSGGHTHSAGVEPAVTAGVRPADLPALLRGRASTTTLVEAGTAVVARHARLEGGDLDAVEAAWAARTPSRAQRDAARVLARGYLRVGGALLPGDEALAAWRRRPTPPPRPCVLGVIGAGLALSPLELARLVVYEDMQAAAAAVLKLEPCDPLDLVTLVVELCSGVEDRVSEISTITDPADIPALTAPQSEAWAEAHARSTRRLFRA from the coding sequence ATGCCGACGCTCGCCGCTTCCACCGCCGCCATGCTCCTGGCCGACGCGCGCCTGCCGTCGGGCGGTCACACGCATTCGGCCGGGGTGGAACCGGCGGTGACGGCGGGAGTGCGCCCTGCCGATCTTCCGGCACTGCTGCGCGGCAGAGCCTCCACCACCACGCTCGTCGAGGCGGGCACTGCTGTGGTCGCGCGCCATGCGCGGCTCGAGGGCGGCGACCTCGATGCCGTCGAGGCCGCGTGGGCGGCACGCACCCCCAGCCGGGCGCAGCGGGATGCCGCACGGGTGCTCGCGCGCGGCTACCTGCGTGTCGGCGGGGCGCTGCTGCCCGGAGACGAGGCCCTCGCCGCGTGGCGGCGCCGACCGACACCGCCCCCGCGACCGTGCGTGCTGGGCGTCATCGGCGCAGGGCTCGCCCTGTCGCCGCTGGAGCTCGCGCGACTCGTCGTGTACGAGGACATGCAGGCGGCCGCCGCCGCTGTGCTCAAGCTCGAGCCGTGCGATCCCCTCGACCTCGTCACGCTGGTCGTCGAGCTCTGCAGCGGTGTCGAAGACCGCGTGAGCGAGATCTCCACCATCACCGACCCCGCCGACATCCCGGCGCTCACCGCACCTCAATCCGAAGCGTGGGCGGAGGCCCACGCCCGATCCACCAGGAGGCTCTTCCGTGCCTGA
- the urtE gene encoding urea ABC transporter ATP-binding subunit UrtE: MLEITGVTAGYGRTKVLHDVTVRIPQGQAVSVMGHNGAGKTSLLRVATGLIPVMTGRVLIDGEDVTRMPPSKRVQRGLGYVPQGQQSFPQMTTLENLQLVARRQSDIDEVFDLFPVLKELLGRRAGLLSGGQRQQLAIARTLLTKPKLLVLDEPTEGIQPNIVADIERVIIDLTRRGDLSVLLVEQHVGFALRSTDTFYVLQSGRITMTGDGGAAAIDTVRHAMAI; encoded by the coding sequence ATGCTCGAGATCACAGGGGTCACGGCCGGGTACGGCCGCACCAAGGTGCTCCACGATGTCACGGTGCGCATTCCGCAGGGGCAGGCTGTCTCGGTCATGGGGCACAACGGCGCCGGCAAGACGTCGCTCCTCCGCGTCGCCACCGGACTGATCCCGGTGATGACCGGTCGCGTCCTCATCGACGGCGAGGACGTCACACGGATGCCGCCCTCCAAGCGGGTGCAGAGAGGGCTCGGCTACGTCCCGCAGGGGCAGCAGTCGTTCCCGCAGATGACGACGCTCGAGAACCTGCAGCTGGTGGCGAGGCGCCAGTCCGACATCGACGAGGTGTTCGACCTCTTCCCGGTTCTCAAGGAGCTGCTGGGCCGGCGTGCCGGTCTGCTCTCCGGAGGTCAGCGACAGCAGCTCGCGATCGCGCGCACGCTGCTCACCAAGCCCAAGCTTCTTGTGCTGGACGAGCCGACGGAGGGCATCCAGCCGAACATCGTCGCCGACATCGAGCGCGTCATCATCGACCTCACCCGGCGCGGCGACCTGTCCGTGCTCCTCGTCGAGCAGCACGTCGGATTCGCACTGCGTTCCACCGACACCTTCTACGTGCTGCAGTCCGGCCGGATCACCATGACGGGCGACGGGGGAGCGGCCGCCATCGACACCGTGCGCCACGCGATGGCGATCTGA
- the urtD gene encoding urea ABC transporter ATP-binding protein UrtD yields the protein MSAEGAAGAATRSGELLAPEPETSVNVSNLTVTFDGFKAVDDVSLLMLKGQVHFLIGPNGAGKTTLVDALTGLVPSTGTAVYNGMNLLSMKTNKIIRAGVGRTFQTAAVFDELSVLQNLDIAGGLHRKAWGLPLIRRGVPDYVESALETIGLSDLRDKPAGILAHGQKQWLEIGMLLVQDAQVMFLDEPVAGMNADERDETGQLLRRIGDERTIIVIEHDMDFVRSYAEWVTVMHTGKLLTAGTVEQVQADKRVQEVYLGSAADAAAEGEGGH from the coding sequence ATGAGCGCTGAGGGAGCGGCCGGTGCGGCCACCCGATCGGGCGAGCTGCTGGCGCCGGAGCCCGAGACATCCGTGAACGTGTCCAATCTCACGGTGACCTTCGACGGGTTCAAGGCCGTCGACGACGTCAGCCTGCTGATGCTCAAGGGCCAGGTGCACTTCCTGATCGGCCCGAACGGTGCGGGGAAGACGACGCTCGTCGACGCGCTGACCGGACTTGTCCCGTCGACGGGGACAGCGGTCTACAACGGCATGAACCTGCTGTCGATGAAGACGAACAAGATCATCCGGGCGGGAGTCGGCCGCACGTTCCAGACCGCGGCCGTCTTCGACGAGCTCTCGGTGCTGCAGAATCTCGACATCGCCGGCGGGCTGCACCGCAAGGCGTGGGGGCTTCCGCTCATCCGCCGCGGGGTTCCCGACTACGTCGAGTCGGCGCTGGAGACGATCGGACTGAGCGACCTGCGAGACAAGCCGGCCGGCATCCTCGCCCACGGCCAGAAGCAGTGGCTCGAGATCGGGATGCTGCTCGTGCAGGACGCGCAGGTGATGTTCCTCGATGAACCCGTCGCCGGCATGAACGCCGACGAGCGGGACGAGACCGGACAGCTGCTGCGTCGCATCGGCGACGAGCGCACCATCATCGTCATCGAGCACGACATGGACTTCGTGCGCAGCTACGCCGAATGGGTGACCGTGATGCACACCGGCAAGCTGCTGACCGCGGGCACGGTCGAGCAGGTTCAGGCCGACAAGCGCGTCCAGGAGGTCTACCTCGGATCGGCTGCCGATGCGGCCGCGGAAGGCGAAGGAGGTCACTGA
- the urtC gene encoding urea ABC transporter permease subunit UrtC has translation MTMLTKMKPWASLIGIGVFAILLLAVAPAVLSMHWVGNLGKYCAWAIVAVGIGLAWGRGGMLVMGQGVFFGLGAYAMAMHLTLESSGPGATPTFMILYDPLAPVPVFWEPFRSEWFTVLAIVLLPVIVAGVLGYALFKRRVKGAYFAILTQALAVALAVFISSTIRETGGDTGLSGFKYFFGYVLNDDANKMMIYMITAGLLIVCMLVAWQLYRSRFGELLLATRDAEDRVRFLGYDPANIKLVAFVIAAVMASIGGAMFVPLVGIITPQEIGASASILMIAGVALGGRASLFGPVLGAMAIGWGQSSLASSWPEGWIYILGLVFILVTLFLPNGLSSLFGRMKTVVVRGRAEKPVLRARAEPEVSA, from the coding sequence ATGACCATGCTCACCAAGATGAAGCCGTGGGCGTCCCTCATCGGCATCGGCGTGTTCGCGATCCTGCTGCTCGCCGTCGCTCCGGCGGTGCTGTCGATGCACTGGGTCGGCAACCTCGGCAAGTACTGCGCGTGGGCGATCGTGGCCGTCGGCATCGGCCTCGCCTGGGGACGCGGCGGCATGCTCGTGATGGGTCAGGGCGTCTTCTTCGGGCTCGGTGCGTACGCGATGGCGATGCATCTCACCCTGGAGTCGTCGGGACCTGGTGCGACGCCGACGTTCATGATCCTGTACGACCCGCTCGCGCCGGTTCCCGTGTTCTGGGAGCCGTTCCGCAGCGAGTGGTTCACAGTGCTGGCGATCGTCCTGCTACCGGTGATCGTGGCGGGCGTGCTGGGCTACGCGCTCTTCAAACGCCGGGTGAAGGGCGCGTACTTCGCGATCCTCACCCAGGCGCTCGCGGTGGCGCTCGCCGTCTTCATCAGCTCGACGATCCGCGAGACCGGCGGCGACACAGGACTGAGCGGCTTCAAGTACTTCTTCGGGTACGTCCTGAACGACGACGCGAACAAGATGATGATCTACATGATCACGGCTGGGCTCCTCATCGTGTGCATGCTGGTGGCGTGGCAGCTGTATCGCAGCCGGTTCGGTGAGCTGCTGCTCGCGACGCGGGATGCCGAGGACCGCGTCCGCTTCCTCGGCTACGACCCCGCGAACATCAAGCTCGTCGCCTTCGTCATCGCGGCGGTGATGGCCAGCATCGGCGGGGCCATGTTCGTCCCGCTCGTCGGCATCATCACTCCGCAAGAGATCGGGGCCTCGGCATCCATCCTGATGATCGCCGGCGTGGCACTGGGAGGCCGGGCCTCCCTCTTCGGCCCGGTGCTGGGTGCGATGGCGATCGGGTGGGGACAGTCGAGCCTCGCCTCGAGCTGGCCCGAGGGATGGATCTACATCCTCGGCCTGGTGTTCATCCTGGTGACCCTCTTCCTGCCGAACGGATTGTCCTCGCTGTTCGGCAGGATGAAGACCGTCGTGGTGCGCGGCAGGGCCGAAAAGCCCGTGCTGCGAGCGCGCGCTGAGCCGGAGGTGTCGGCATGA
- the urtB gene encoding urea ABC transporter permease subunit UrtB: MDALIPPLLNGTALGALLLLAALGLTLTFGQMGVINMAHGEFIMAGAFVAYLTQLVIPDSNISIPVALPLAFLIAGLLGLLLEVSIIQWMYRRPLDTLLVTVGVALILQQAALQIFPAQGVPVENPGWLQGQIDVFGYAWPLRQAFTIALAGVCVAILAAWLKFTSFGRRIRATVQNRDLAETVGIRTRRVDRLTFFVGSGLAGVAGVAASLIGGTNSQMGVQYIIPAFLVVVVGGIGQIKGTVIAALGIGIAMALFADWTTGSLAQVLAFILVVIFLQIRPQGLFTVRTRGLA; encoded by the coding sequence ATGGATGCACTCATACCGCCGCTGCTGAACGGCACCGCACTGGGTGCGCTGCTGCTGCTGGCCGCCCTCGGCCTCACGCTCACCTTCGGTCAGATGGGGGTGATCAACATGGCGCACGGCGAGTTCATCATGGCCGGAGCCTTCGTCGCCTACCTGACCCAGCTCGTCATCCCCGACAGCAACATCTCCATCCCGGTGGCGCTGCCCCTGGCCTTCCTCATCGCCGGCCTCCTCGGGCTGCTGCTGGAGGTGAGCATCATCCAGTGGATGTATCGCAGACCTCTCGACACCCTGCTCGTCACGGTCGGCGTGGCGCTGATCCTGCAGCAGGCCGCGCTCCAGATCTTCCCCGCCCAGGGCGTCCCGGTGGAGAACCCCGGGTGGCTCCAGGGCCAGATCGACGTCTTCGGCTACGCGTGGCCCCTCCGCCAGGCGTTCACCATCGCACTCGCGGGAGTCTGCGTCGCGATCCTGGCCGCCTGGCTCAAGTTCACGTCCTTCGGTCGCCGCATCCGTGCGACCGTCCAGAATCGCGACCTCGCCGAGACGGTCGGCATCCGCACCCGCCGGGTCGACCGTCTCACGTTCTTCGTCGGGTCGGGGCTTGCCGGGGTGGCCGGCGTGGCAGCCTCCCTCATCGGCGGCACGAACTCCCAGATGGGCGTCCAGTACATCATTCCGGCGTTCCTGGTGGTGGTCGTCGGCGGCATCGGGCAGATCAAGGGCACCGTCATCGCGGCACTGGGCATCGGGATCGCCATGGCGCTCTTCGCCGACTGGACGACGGGCAGCCTCGCACAGGTGCTCGCCTTCATCCTGGTCGTGATCTTCCTGCAGATCCGCCCCCAGGGCCTGTTCACCGTCCGCACGAGGGGGCTCGCATGA
- a CDS encoding HoxN/HupN/NixA family nickel/cobalt transporter, with product MNRVTPTARRVLITIAVLLIVGWALFAGVVLPGDYQAGTTTFGIGLALTAFVLGMRHAFDADHIAAIDNTSRKLVADGQDPSSVGLWFALGHSTVVLVAVGLVTAGVGALTSQIGVDESPLTIFTGVWGPTFSSLFLLALAAVNLTILIRLFGRERRGAAGDGHRPVTGGVVSALIARTSATLDAPWRMFVVGLLFGLGFDTASTIALLLIAGGAGIVMPWYAAMVLPLLFTAGMVMCDGLNSIITARIYRWSADHPERRSRYNATLISISVAVAFTVGTVGLCGVLVDAAGVRWAPVEAIAATNLDSFGLIIVAVLLLAWFTSWVFARLQRTPSVSARRS from the coding sequence ATGAACCGCGTGACCCCGACAGCACGACGCGTGCTGATCACGATCGCTGTACTGCTCATCGTCGGCTGGGCGCTCTTCGCCGGTGTGGTGCTGCCCGGCGACTATCAGGCGGGTACCACGACGTTCGGGATCGGCCTCGCCCTGACGGCTTTCGTGCTGGGCATGCGTCACGCCTTCGATGCGGATCACATCGCCGCGATCGACAACACCAGCCGCAAGCTCGTCGCGGACGGACAGGATCCCTCGAGCGTCGGTCTGTGGTTCGCGCTCGGACATTCCACCGTGGTGCTGGTCGCCGTCGGTCTCGTCACAGCCGGAGTCGGCGCGTTGACGTCGCAGATCGGCGTCGACGAGTCGCCCCTGACGATCTTCACCGGAGTCTGGGGACCGACGTTTTCGAGCCTGTTCCTGCTGGCCCTGGCCGCGGTGAACCTCACGATCCTCATCCGCCTCTTCGGCCGCGAGCGGCGCGGCGCTGCCGGCGACGGTCACCGCCCGGTGACCGGCGGGGTGGTCTCGGCGCTCATCGCGCGGACGTCCGCGACGCTGGATGCCCCCTGGAGGATGTTCGTCGTCGGCCTGCTCTTCGGCCTCGGATTCGACACGGCATCAACGATCGCGCTGCTCCTGATCGCGGGCGGCGCGGGCATCGTGATGCCCTGGTACGCGGCGATGGTGCTGCCCCTGCTGTTCACGGCCGGCATGGTGATGTGCGACGGGCTCAACAGCATCATCACGGCGAGGATCTACCGCTGGTCAGCGGACCATCCCGAACGGCGGAGCCGGTACAACGCCACGCTCATCTCGATCTCCGTCGCTGTCGCCTTCACCGTCGGCACCGTCGGCCTGTGCGGCGTGCTCGTCGACGCGGCCGGCGTGCGCTGGGCCCCCGTGGAAGCCATCGCCGCGACGAACCTCGATTCGTTCGGACTGATCATCGTCGCAGTGCTCCTGCTGGCGTGGTTCACCAGCTGGGTCTTCGCCCGCTTGCAGCGCACACCCTCCGTCTCCGCGCGACGATCATGA
- a CDS encoding urease subunit gamma: MHLSPADTEKLLLAVAGMVARDRKERGVKLNHPEAVALLSTWVIERARDGAEVAQLMTEGRAVLSRGDVMDGVADMLADVQVEATFPDGRKLVTLHHPID; the protein is encoded by the coding sequence ATGCACCTGTCTCCTGCAGACACGGAGAAGCTGCTGCTGGCGGTCGCGGGAATGGTGGCGCGGGACCGGAAGGAGCGCGGGGTCAAGCTCAACCACCCCGAAGCCGTCGCGCTGCTGTCCACCTGGGTGATCGAGCGCGCTCGCGACGGCGCGGAAGTGGCCCAGCTGATGACCGAGGGCCGCGCCGTCCTCAGCCGCGGCGATGTGATGGACGGCGTGGCCGACATGCTCGCGGACGTGCAGGTCGAGGCGACGTTCCCCGACGGGCGCAAGCTCGTCACCCTTCACCACCCGATCGATTGA
- the ureB gene encoding urease subunit beta, protein MASGSASGPGAIRVRPGWLELNADRADDERLELVILNTGDRPVQIGSHIHLPDVNAALEFDRSAAEGFRLDIPSGTSERFEPGASKRVAAVTLRGHRRVPGIQRRSTEGAR, encoded by the coding sequence ATGGCATCAGGATCAGCATCCGGACCCGGCGCCATCCGGGTCCGGCCCGGATGGCTCGAACTCAACGCGGATCGCGCCGACGACGAGCGCCTCGAGCTCGTGATCCTCAACACCGGCGATCGGCCCGTGCAGATCGGCTCGCACATCCACCTGCCCGACGTGAACGCGGCGCTCGAGTTCGACCGCTCCGCGGCCGAGGGGTTCCGGCTGGACATCCCCTCGGGGACGTCCGAGCGGTTCGAGCCCGGCGCGTCCAAGCGCGTCGCCGCGGTGACCCTGCGCGGACACCGACGGGTTCCCGGCATCCAGCGGCGCTCGACCGAGGGAGCCCGCTGA
- a CDS encoding urease subunit alpha has protein sequence MVRIDRERYARIYGPTTGDQVRLGDTDLWIELEDDLTVGGEEAIFGGGKSIRESMAQSTLSRADGALDTVITNAVILDWWGVVRADVGIRDGRIAGIGRAGNPDIADGVDPRLVIGPSTDVISGEGKILTAGAIDSHVHLLSPSQIHEALATGVTTIVGGGTGPSEGSKATTVTPGAWHLEQMHRSLDALPVNVLLLGKGNTVSAAAFEEQALAGAAGYKVHEDWGSTPAAIDASLRAAEEWGLQVALHSDSLNEAGFVESTISAIAGRSIHAFHVEGAGGGHAPDILSIASLPYVIPGSTNPTLPHTVNTVAEHLDMLMVCHHLNPGVPEDLAFAESRIRATTIAAEDILHDMGAISITSSDAQAMGRIGEVVTRTWQVAHVMKARRGPLGGGLPADNERARRYVAKYTVNPAIAHGIDGEVGSIEVGKLADLVLWDPRFFGFRPSVVIKGGGLVWGALGDPNASIPTPQPVLMRPSFADAIGGSLSVSFVAPAALDAGIEERLGLTRRLLPLASTRGVGKADMRNNDALPRIDIQPDTFDITIDGDRVEPAPAARLPLAQLYQLF, from the coding sequence ATGGTGCGCATCGACCGGGAGCGGTACGCGCGGATCTACGGCCCGACCACCGGCGACCAGGTACGCCTCGGCGACACCGATCTGTGGATCGAACTCGAGGACGACCTCACCGTCGGCGGCGAGGAGGCGATCTTCGGCGGCGGCAAGTCGATCCGCGAGTCCATGGCGCAGAGCACCCTGTCGCGGGCCGACGGAGCGCTCGACACGGTCATCACCAACGCGGTGATCCTCGACTGGTGGGGCGTCGTCCGCGCCGATGTCGGCATCCGTGACGGCCGCATCGCCGGCATCGGCCGCGCGGGCAACCCCGACATCGCCGACGGCGTCGACCCCCGGCTCGTCATCGGACCGTCGACCGATGTGATCTCGGGCGAAGGCAAGATCCTCACCGCGGGGGCGATCGATTCCCACGTCCATCTTCTCTCGCCCTCGCAGATCCACGAGGCGCTGGCGACCGGCGTCACGACGATCGTCGGTGGCGGGACGGGGCCGTCGGAGGGCTCGAAGGCGACGACCGTGACCCCGGGCGCCTGGCATCTCGAGCAGATGCACCGGTCGCTCGACGCGCTCCCGGTGAACGTGCTGCTGCTCGGCAAGGGCAACACCGTCTCGGCCGCGGCGTTCGAGGAGCAGGCGCTCGCCGGCGCCGCCGGCTACAAGGTGCACGAAGACTGGGGCTCCACGCCGGCGGCGATCGATGCCAGCCTCCGCGCGGCCGAGGAGTGGGGCCTGCAGGTCGCCCTGCACAGCGACTCGCTCAACGAGGCCGGGTTCGTCGAGTCGACGATCTCGGCGATCGCGGGGCGCAGCATCCACGCCTTCCATGTCGAAGGAGCGGGCGGCGGCCACGCCCCCGACATCCTGTCGATCGCGAGCCTGCCGTACGTCATCCCCGGTTCGACGAACCCGACCCTGCCGCACACGGTGAACACGGTCGCCGAGCATCTCGACATGCTGATGGTCTGCCACCACCTCAACCCCGGAGTGCCCGAGGATCTCGCGTTCGCCGAGTCCCGCATCCGGGCGACCACCATCGCCGCGGAAGACATCCTCCACGACATGGGCGCCATCTCGATCACATCCTCCGACGCCCAGGCGATGGGCCGCATCGGCGAAGTGGTGACGCGCACCTGGCAGGTCGCCCACGTGATGAAGGCTCGTCGCGGCCCTCTCGGCGGAGGGCTGCCCGCCGACAACGAGCGCGCCCGCCGGTACGTGGCCAAGTACACCGTCAACCCCGCGATCGCGCATGGCATCGACGGCGAGGTCGGTTCGATCGAGGTCGGCAAGCTGGCCGACCTCGTGCTCTGGGACCCGCGCTTCTTCGGATTCCGCCCCAGCGTCGTCATCAAGGGCGGCGGGCTCGTGTGGGGGGCGCTCGGCGATCCGAACGCCTCGATTCCGACGCCGCAGCCGGTGCTGATGCGCCCGTCGTTCGCGGACGCGATCGGCGGCTCGCTCTCGGTGTCGTTCGTCGCGCCGGCGGCACTGGACGCGGGGATCGAGGAGCGGCTGGGGCTCACGCGCCGCCTGCTGCCGCTGGCGTCGACGCGGGGGGTGGGCAAGGCCGACATGCGCAACAACGACGCGCTCCCCCGGATCGACATCCAGCCCGACACCTTCGACATCACCATCGACGGCGACCGCGTCGAGCCGGCACCCGCAGCGCGGTTGCCGCTCGCCCAGCTCTACCAGCTGTTCTGA
- a CDS encoding urease accessory protein UreD codes for MSATVVDVSPRGERVSCVLAGDFVIPRLVRREGRSVEVALVAGRAMLLPGDAVRIEISVGEGCTLRLVDVGGLVVYGRPGETGEPSHWHARIDLAEGAHLGWQGLPTVITDAGHLTRSLTVRLAADSSATLRETLVLGRSGERGGRVTTETDAADAIGPILRDRLEVNGAEPVPGVLGTDRIVDSILALGDRSGLADVPGAARLDFERGGAMLRYLGEALHQSPFEGAGMGAVLLEPRPAAVF; via the coding sequence GTGAGCGCCACCGTCGTCGACGTCTCGCCACGCGGCGAGCGCGTGTCGTGCGTGCTCGCGGGCGACTTCGTCATCCCCCGGCTGGTCCGGCGGGAGGGACGCTCCGTCGAGGTGGCGCTGGTCGCCGGGCGCGCCATGCTCCTGCCCGGCGACGCCGTGCGCATCGAGATCAGCGTCGGTGAGGGATGCACGCTGCGCCTCGTCGACGTCGGTGGCCTCGTCGTATACGGCCGGCCCGGCGAGACGGGAGAGCCGTCTCACTGGCACGCTCGCATCGATCTGGCCGAAGGGGCGCACCTCGGCTGGCAGGGGCTTCCGACGGTGATCACGGATGCCGGTCATCTGACGCGATCGCTCACGGTCAGACTCGCTGCCGACTCGTCGGCGACGCTGCGCGAGACGCTGGTGCTCGGCCGCTCCGGGGAACGCGGGGGCCGTGTCACGACCGAGACGGATGCCGCGGATGCCATCGGGCCGATTCTGCGGGACAGGCTCGAGGTCAACGGGGCGGAGCCCGTGCCGGGCGTGCTCGGAACGGACCGCATCGTGGACAGCATCCTCGCCCTCGGCGACCGCTCCGGCCTCGCCGACGTCCCGGGTGCAGCGCGCCTGGACTTCGAACGCGGGGGCGCGATGCTGCGCTATCTGGGCGAGGCGCTTCACCAGAGCCCGTTCGAGGGCGCGGGCATGGGCGCCGTCCTGCTCGAGCCGCGGCCGGCGGCGGTCTTCTGA